Proteins from a genomic interval of Methanomicrobia archaeon:
- a CDS encoding HlyC/CorC family transporter encodes MYIAIPIIVLLIVLSSFFAAAEMAFVTVDKLKVREESLKGHKAAIVLERLLKEPDEVVSAIVIGNNLANITASILAGALATSLAGNIGVGIATAVMTLLIVVFGEAIPKAYGIHNDAFAFLVARPLYAIRGVFFPLVKAFSAVSDVFLRLLGKEQRVKTLVTDEQVKQLIAVGVHEGTIQVDEQQLIEEIFDFDETKVAEVYVPLEKVVSVPETVCIEELLKLSADTGYSRFPVYRGNKEEIVGIAYVKDAFLREVQTPVHEIMRRIITIPPKMKANDVLRAMQRNKVHMAVLQSPEGKILGIVTLEDLIEEIFGEIRDEHDLK; translated from the coding sequence ATGTACATAGCAATTCCCATAATCGTGCTCCTAATTGTTTTATCCTCGTTTTTCGCCGCGGCCGAGATGGCATTCGTCACCGTAGATAAGCTCAAGGTGCGGGAAGAATCGTTGAAGGGCCATAAAGCCGCTATTGTGCTTGAACGGCTCTTGAAAGAGCCCGATGAGGTCGTCAGTGCCATCGTTATTGGTAACAACCTGGCGAATATCACCGCATCCATCCTCGCTGGTGCACTCGCCACCTCGCTGGCCGGCAATATTGGCGTCGGGATAGCAACGGCAGTCATGACACTGCTCATCGTCGTCTTCGGTGAGGCCATCCCGAAAGCGTACGGCATCCACAACGATGCATTTGCGTTTCTCGTCGCCAGGCCGCTCTATGCCATACGAGGCGTTTTTTTCCCGCTTGTGAAGGCATTCTCCGCCGTTTCTGATGTCTTTCTCCGTCTGCTGGGGAAAGAACAACGAGTGAAGACTCTTGTTACCGATGAGCAAGTCAAACAGTTGATAGCCGTCGGCGTTCATGAAGGAACGATCCAAGTGGATGAACAGCAGCTTATCGAGGAGATCTTTGATTTCGACGAGACGAAAGTAGCGGAGGTGTATGTACCGCTGGAGAAGGTCGTGAGTGTACCGGAGACCGTATGTATCGAGGAGCTCTTGAAACTATCCGCGGATACTGGCTATTCGCGCTTTCCCGTCTATCGCGGCAATAAGGAGGAAATCGTGGGTATCGCGTACGTCAAGGATGCGTTCCTGAGGGAGGTGCAGACGCCGGTACATGAGATAATGAGAAGGATAATAACAATCCCGCCGAAAATGAAAGCCAATGACGTTTTGCGAGCAATGCAACGGAATAAGGTGCACATGGCGGTCCTGCAATCACCGGAGGGAAAGATCTTGGGTATAGTAACGTTAGAGGACTTGATAGAGGAGATATTTGGCGAGATTCGCGATGAACATGATCTGAAATAA